The Daucus carota subsp. sativus chromosome 2, DH1 v3.0, whole genome shotgun sequence genome includes a window with the following:
- the LOC108208391 gene encoding hyoscyamine 6-dioxygenase, giving the protein MPAGIYGSSWYNVQEVPSNYAFPEEDRPGQLPPVCHTLPIIDFGKAIDADLVNQIIKASQEYGFFQVINHGVSDDIIRDTADIFKEFFELPVKTSRNSRGRSNWAYASSTSFNRDGIHLWRENIKHPCHPLKECMQQWPENPARYREVVSTYLTEVRKFGNTILNLICKGIGLEVGYFDRFSEIGLLNVNSYPPCPDPSLTLGILRHHDPSLITILYQGNVPGLQVMKDEKWIAVGAMPNAFVVNIGNQLEIFSNGLLKSAEHRAVTNSSEARLSIAALISPSPDCIVEPAQALVTELNPARYKPTMYKEFVHCSRAFGDDTEAMQRA; this is encoded by the exons ATGCCTGCAGGTATCTATGGTTCAAGCTGGTATAATGTTCAAGAGGTGCCTAGCAATTATGCCTTCCCGGAGGAAGATAGACCGGGGCAGCTCCCACCTGTATGCCATACACTCCCCATTATCGACTTTGGAAAAGCCATAGATGCAGATTTAGTTAACCAAATCATCAAAGCTTCCCAAGAATACGGGTTCTTTCAA gTGATCAACCACGGAGTCTCGGATGATATAATACGAGACACAGCAGACATATTCAAAGAATTTTTCGAGTTGCCGGTGAAGACAAGTAGGAACTCTCGTGGTAGAAGCAATTGGGCGTATGCTAGCAGCACTAGCTTCAACAGAGATGGGATTCATCTGTGGAGAGAAAACATCAAACACCCTTGTCATCCTTTGAAGGAGTGCATGCAGCAGTGGCCTGAGAACCCAGCTCGATATAG GGAAGTTGTATCGACATATCTAACAGAGGTAAGGAAGTTCGGGAATACAATACTCAATCTCATTTGCAAAGGAATAGGACTTGAAGTGGGCTATTTTGATCGATTTAGTGAGATTGGATTACTTAATGTGAATAGTTATCCGCCATGTCCTGATCCGAGTTTGACACTGGGAATACTGAGACACCATGACCCTAGCCTCATCACCATTCTCTACCAAGGAAACGTTCCCGGCCTTCAAGTCATGAAAGATGAAAAATGGATTGCTGTGGGAGCTATGCCAAATGCCTTTGTTGTTAATATTGGTAACCAGTTAGAG ATTTTTAGTAACGGGTTGTTGAAAAGTGCTGAACATCGAGCAGTAACGAACTCAAGTGAAGCTAGGCTTAGTATCGCAGCTCTCATCAGCCCTTCTCCGGATTGCATAGTGGAACCTGCACAAGctttggtcactgaactcaatcCAGCGCGGTACAAGCCAACAATGTACAAAGAGTTTGTGCATTGCTCTCGGGCTTTCGGTGATGACACGGAGGCTATGCAGCGTGCATAA
- the LOC108207914 gene encoding hyoscyamine 6-dioxygenase — MGIMESPAATNPSSRFDVENVPTNYTFPEKDRPGELPPVCHTLPVIDLGKALDAETVNLIFKASQEFGFFQVINHGVSEKILGDTTDVLKEFFASPEKEGSNSCGKSNWVYDGSVNFDVNGVHLWRENLKHPCNPLEECMQQWPHHPTRYRDVVSTYLTEVGKLGKRILDLICQGLGLEKGYFDGFSGVELLSANSYPPCPDPSLTLGILRHYDPSLITILYQGDVPGLQIMKDGTWITVGAMSNAFVVNIGNQLEIISNGILKSVEHRVVNSSEARLSIAAFINPSPSYIVEPAQALVTELNPARFKPKSYKEFVYSSGALGTHTKTLQRE; from the exons ATGGGAATCATGGAGAGCCCTGCGGCTACCAACCCCTCAAGCAGGTTCGATGTCGAGAATGTGCCTACCAATTACACGTTCCCCGAGAAAGATAGACCAGGGGAGCTCCCTCCCGTATGTCACACACTCCCTGTCATCGACCTTGGAAAAGCTTTGGATGCAGAGACTGTTAATCTCATATTCAAGGCCTCTCAAGAATTTGGATTCTTTCAA GTGATCAATCACGGGGTCTCGGAGAAAATACTAGGCGATACGACAGATGTGTTGAAGGAGTTCTTTGCGAGTCCGGAGAAGGAGGGTAGCAACTCTTGTGGCAAGAGTAATTGGGTCTACGATGGCAGTGTTAACTTCGACGTAAACGGGGTTCATTTGTGGAGAGAAAATCTGAAACACCCTTGTAATCCTTTGGAGGAATGCATGCAACAGTGGCCTCATCACCCGACGCGTTATAG GGATGTTGTATCGACGTATCTGACAGAAGTAGGTAAGTTGGGGAAGAGGATACTCGACCTGATTTGCCAAGGTTTGGGACTTGAAAAGGGGTACTTTGATGGATTTAGTGGAGTTGAGTTGCTGTCAGCGAATAGTTATCCACCGTGTCCTGATCCGAGTTTGACATTGGGGATATTGAGACACTATGATCCTAGTCTCATAACTATTCTCTACCAAGGGGATGTTCCCGGCCTTCAAATAATGAAGGATGGGACCTGGATTACTGTCGGGGCTATGTCGAATGCATTTGTTGTTAACATTGGCAACCAGTTAGAG ATTATTAGTAATGGGATATTAAAAAGTGTTGAACATAGGGTGGTGAATTCGAGTGAAGCTAGGCTTAGCATTGCTGCTTTTATCAATCCTTCTCCGAGCTACATTGTGGAACCTGCACAAGCTTTGGTTACTGAACTGAATCCAGCGCGGTTCAAGCCTAAGTCGTACAAAGAATTTGTCTACAGCTCTGGAGCTCTTGGTACTCATACCAAGACTTTGCAGCGTGAATGA
- the LOC135146712 gene encoding hyoscyamine 6-dioxygenase-like, with translation MNKQTSSWFNVENVPQNYIFPEEDRPGSLPIPVCDAIPVIDLGKSPTEEIMKACREFRLFHVTEHGVPEAVISDTMRVVKDFFELPEDEIAKISSEGGCVYTSSNCFAKDGAHLWRDCLKHPCHPLEQCIPYWPQRPTEYRDALAKYVGEIRKLSLKILELISKGLGLEAGYLGALSEVQILTANNYPACPDPTLTLGLLRHCDPSLITILYQGDIRGLQIVKDGQWIGVEALPNAFVVILGNQLEIISNGKLKSTEHRAVTNPNETRRSIATLINPSPNCIVKPADVLVNDLSPSLYEPTLYKDFVLRSKGFGAFTKSIQSYIKSET, from the exons ATGAATAAGCAAACTTCAAGCTGGTTTAATGTTGAAAATGTGCCTCAAAATTACATATTTCCAGAGGAAGACAGGCCCGGAAGCCTCCCTATTCCAGTATGTGATGCCATTCCAGTAATTGATCTTGGAAAATCACCAACCGAGGAAATCATGAAAGCTTGTCGCGAATTTCGACTTTTTCAT GTAACTGAACATGGAGTCCCAGAGGCTGTAATAAGTGACACAATGAGGGTTGTTAAGGATTTTTTCGAACTGCCCGAGGATGAGATAGCTAAAATTTCTAGTGAAGGTGGCTGTGTGTACACTAGCAGCAATTGCTTCGCCAAAGATGGGGCACATTTGTGGAGGGATTGCTTAAAACACCCTTGTCATCCTCTGGAACAATGCATTCCTTATTGGCCACAAAGGCCTACGGAATACAG GGATGCCTTGGCTAAATATGTAGGAGAAATAAGGAAGCTGAGTCTGAAGATTCTTGAGTTAATATCAAAAGGTTTGGGACTGGAAGCAGGGTATCTTGGTGCATTGAGTGAGGTGCAAATACTAACAGCAAATAACTATCCAGCATGCCCTGATCCAACTTTAACCTTGGGACTACTGAGACACTGTGACCCTAGCCTCATAACAATTCTGTATCAAGGAGACATACGCGGTCTCCAGATTGTTAAGGACGGGCAATGGATTGGGGTCGAAGCTCTGCCTAATGCTTTTGTTGTTATTTTAGGCAACCAGTTAGAG ATTATAAGCAATGGCAAGTTGAAGAGTACTGAGCACAGAGCGGTGACAAATCCAAATGAAACGCGAAGATCAATTGCGACGCTTATTAATCCTTCTCCTAACTGCATTGTGAAACCCGCAGATGTTCTGGTTAATGATCTCAGTCCCAGCCTTTATGAACCAACTCTTTACAAAGATTTTGTTCTTCGGTCCAAAGGTTTTGGTGCGTTTACCAAAAGTATACAAAGTTATATCAAATCTGAGACTTAG